The Hippoglossus hippoglossus isolate fHipHip1 chromosome 10, fHipHip1.pri, whole genome shotgun sequence DNA segment CTCTGAGAGGAGTCGTCCTGCTCGGACACAGCGCGTTTAGTCCTCACCTCCCCTGTGTACAGATTGACAGTGAACAGAGAGGCGTCTGTGGCCTCCGCCACTTTGTAGGAGATCCAGGCGTTATGGCCCGAGTCCGCGTCCACGGCCGTCACCTTAGTGACCAGGTGACCCGCTTTAGCGGAGCGGGGCATCCTCTGGTGAGAGAGGGAGCCCAGGGCAGCGGAGGAGGGGTAAATAACAGCGGGGGCGTTGTCGTTCTGGTCCAGGATAAAAACATGGACGGTGGTGTTGCTGCTGAGAGACGGAGAGCCCTGATCCATTGCCTGAACCTGAATCTGAAACACCTTCAGTTTCTCATAGTCAAACGAGTGCATGCTGTAGATGCTGCCGTTATCTGAGTTAATGTAAACATACGATGAGACAGAAACGTCCTGCACTTTAGAGTCCAGTATAGCGTAAGAGATTTTAGCGTTTTCACCAAAATCCAGGTCAGAGGCTGACACAGAGCACAGTATTTTCCCAGGAGGATGGTTTTCTTTTACATAAACGAGATAAGAAGGCTGGGAGAAAACTGGTGGGTTGTCATTCACATCTAATAATTCAACGAGTATTATTTTTTCACTCGATAATGGGGGTTTTCCAGAATCAGTCGCACTGATCTTGACACTATATCGGTCATTTTTCTCACGGTCAAGTGGCCCACTCGTTACTAATGAGTAATGATTAGAGACCGAGGGATTTAACTTGAAGGGATATTTGGAAGAAACGGTTAACCTAACCTTGCCGTTGTCACCTGAGTCTGGGTCTTTTGCACTAATTAACGCAATAACTGTTCCAATCGGAGAATCTTCAGGAACAGGTGTCGTTAACGACGTCACTATTATTTCAGGAATATTGTCATTAATGTCCACTATTTTAATTTCGACGCTACAATGCCCATCCATTTTAGGATTCCCTTTGTCTCGAGCAACTAAGTCAAATCTGTGAAAAGAGTTTGTTTCATGATCTAAATTTCCTTTAACAGTAATGACTCCTGTAGAAGGTTgaatatcaaataataataaaattagaTCCTTAGTTTTATctgcaaaaaaatattcaatttctCCATTAAGTCCTTCGTCTGCATCTGTGGCTTTAACTTGCAGTATTTGAGTTCCAGGTGCAGCCTTCTCACTGACATTAGCCTCATACACCTGCTTATCAAACTGTGGTGCATTGTCGTTGTTGTCAAGTACTATTACTGTTATTTCTGACGTCCCTGTGCGCACAGGATCTCCACCATCTACAGCGGTGAGGATAAGATTATGTACAGACAGCTTCTCTCGATCAAGAGGTTTTTCCAGAACTAGTTCAGGAATCTTTCCTCCATCCTTGTGGTTTTTAACTGTCAATTTGAAATTGTCATTTTTGCTTATGAGATAAGAGCGAACAGAATTTGTGCCGACATCTGGATCCTGTGCACTTTCTAAAGGAAAACGCGCGCCTGGATTTACCAGCTCTGCAATTTTCAGCACTTGTTCTTTAGTAAGAAAACTGGGTGAATTATCGTTTGTATCCTGTATTTCAATTTCGACTCTATGCAGCTGCAGGGGGTTATCTATAACTAGTTCCAAAGGCAGCAGACATGACGGTCTTTGTCCACACAGTTCCTCCCTGTCTATCCTATCAATCACCACCAGTTCTCCCTTCCCCAAGTCCATATTAAAAAACTGCTTACCAGCTTCAGAGGTTATCCGCAATTTACGTCGATACAGTTCAGATACAACCAAACCCAAATCTTTGGCTAGATTTCCTACCACAGTGCCCTGTTTCACTTCCTCCGGGATGCTGTAGCGAGTCTGTCCATCTATTGTACTCCACAATACAAAGAAATGATGCCACCACAAAAACGCCTGCCATGTGAGCAGTTTGTTCCACATTATTCCTCGTTCCATAAATCCCATATCTTCTCACCACAACTCCAAATTCTCAAATGATTAAGCAGAGAAGGTCTATAATCCAATGCAAAAGCGTCCTTATGCATAACAATGACGGTCATGCTTTGTGTCTGCATATCCCTCCGCTCCCGTGTAGAGCATTGCAATGGTTATGACGCTGAAGCTACTCGATGAGACGGAGTAGATCTCTTTGTACAGCTAGGGATGTGACTGGTGGAAAAAGCAAACGCGTTTCCACCAATCCTGGTACAGTGAACATCTACCAAACAGTGACGTAAAAGGATAGtccactgaaaaaaatattctggTTTTCATGGCTCCAGAAATGTCATCAGTTACTACTCATTAAAGTCCCCATCACCTGCAAAGGCTTTAACATTGGGAATAGGTAATAGATGAGTATAAATATCATATCATTATAATAAACTAACAGTATCATCATTACtcataatgatttaaaaaatgtgaatttacGGACAAGCcttgaaatatgaatataaaatcatAAATACCACTCatttaacattaataatatgCATTTAAAAGCCTTCTCATCACCTCATACGGTatttaaatgtgtataaaaatataaatatcataaaGAAAAAACTATAAAGCACACATTTTTAATATCAGCTGTAGGTAACAGATGACTTAAGAAGAGTTTCCTATTCATAAGTGAAAGACTGATCATTACATGAtcacatatataataatatgtctTTATCCATATGTCCTTTATGTGcctgcatgcatgcacatgccTCTGTGGCTGATAAGGCTCTTCGTTGCCTTCCTGTGGCGACAGAAAGCCAGTGCAGCCTGAACACGTCATTACGTCTTCACGGCTCCCAACAAGCC contains these protein-coding regions:
- the LOC117768884 gene encoding protocadherin gamma-C5-like codes for the protein MGFMERGIMWNKLLTWQAFLWWHHFFVLWSTIDGQTRYSIPEEVKQGTVVGNLAKDLGLVVSELYRRKLRITSEAGKQFFNMDLGKGELVVIDRIDREELCGQRPSCLLPLELVIDNPLQLHRVEIEIQDTNDNSPSFLTKEQVLKIAELVNPGARFPLESAQDPDVGTNSVRSYLISKNDNFKLTVKNHKDGGKIPELVLEKPLDREKLSVHNLILTAVDGGDPVRTGTSEITVIVLDNNDNAPQFDKQVYEANVSEKAAPGTQILQVKATDADEGLNGEIEYFFADKTKDLILLLFDIQPSTGVITVKGNLDHETNSFHRFDLVARDKGNPKMDGHCSVEIKIVDINDNIPEIIVTSLTTPVPEDSPIGTVIALISAKDPDSGDNGKVRLTVSSKYPFKLNPSVSNHYSLVTSGPLDREKNDRYSVKISATDSGKPPLSSEKIILVELLDVNDNPPVFSQPSYLVYVKENHPPGKILCSVSASDLDFGENAKISYAILDSKVQDVSVSSYVYINSDNGSIYSMHSFDYEKLKVFQIQVQAMDQGSPSLSSNTTVHVFILDQNDNAPAVIYPSSAALGSLSHQRMPRSAKAGHLVTKVTAVDADSGHNAWISYKVAEATDASLFTVNLYTGEVRTKRAVSEQDDSSQRLLIEIKDDGEPVQSSTVTVSILLEDGLHEPILDLRQKVTEPSKKTGRITLYLILSLASVSVLSVVTFLILAVKCMRSSRSSGSCCMTQGDYDGYKNPNRNLQIQLNTDGPIKYVEVLGGDMLSQSQSFRSCMSPMSEYSDFTMIKPSSTTDFKEVISVLDASLPDSTWTFESQQVSRKQPFICVITK